ATCGGGCAACTCTATCACCCTCCGTCTTGCAACCGTTATGGGGGTAAGTCCCCGGATGCGGCTTGATCTCCTTGTGAATGATTTTACCTACAGGGCGGTAAATGACCGATTTTTGGTACTGTTTGAACCACATTTTAAGCGGAACTACGTTCATGTGAGAGATGTTGCGAAAGCATTTACTCACGGTCTGGATCATTTCGAGACGATGAAAGGCGAACCCTACAATGTGGGGTTAAGTGAAGCAAACTTAAGCAAGTGGGAGCTTTGCGAAGAGATCAAGAAGCAGGTTCCTGATTTTTATTTTGTCGAGGCCAAAATCGGAGAGGATCCAGATAAGCGCGACTATATTGTGAGCAATGAGAAAATTGAAAAGACCGGATTCATACCGGATTATTCATTGCAGCAGTCCATCGCAGAACTCATAAAAGGGTATCAGATTATCAAGAGAGACCAGTTTGCAAATGTATAATGTGGATTCAATGCCGCAACAATTGGATTTATTGCTAATTAATCCCGGCGCCCGGGAACAAGTATATGGTAACCTGGGTCTTTCTCTTTCGGGAATCGAACCTCCGCTCTGGTGCGGGCTGATTGCCGGATATATCCGGGATAAAGGATATTCAGTAAAAATTATTGATGCTGAAGCAGAGAATTTATCACCTCTGCAGACAGCCAGA
Above is a window of uncultured Methanoregula sp. DNA encoding:
- a CDS encoding SDR family oxidoreductase: SGNSITLRLATVMGVSPRMRLDLLVNDFTYRAVNDRFLVLFEPHFKRNYVHVRDVAKAFTHGLDHFETMKGEPYNVGLSEANLSKWELCEEIKKQVPDFYFVEAKIGEDPDKRDYIVSNEKIEKTGFIPDYSLQQSIAELIKGYQIIKRDQFANV